The following coding sequences lie in one Musa acuminata AAA Group cultivar baxijiao chromosome BXJ3-1, Cavendish_Baxijiao_AAA, whole genome shotgun sequence genomic window:
- the LOC135629579 gene encoding pentatricopeptide repeat-containing protein DOT4, chloroplastic-like, protein MRHLCFEPKRFPATYEPWISRDHRSIILLLLQSCSSKQQLAQIHARMIRTRLVQDTFAVSRIIALLTSPSALFSTVYARRVFDQILHPNLFMWNSMIRGYTHQRAPRDALSTFKLLLACGGSSPDTYTYAATARACAQLNNLPTGSAVHGLVMKCGFDSDMFVTSGIINFYNGCGKVDVARQMFDEMPHKDVVSWTSMISGYLQLNQLDEGFRLFDEMRKVGVEPNKVTVMSLLSACGQSRALERGRRLHSRILEHGWESDLAVGNSVVSMYAKCGDTINAMDAFEKMPARNTATWNALMGGFVRSGHCREALSLFQEMTCSYTRPDEITMATALSACAQLGDLQQGKLVHAFIEEEDKMITCDVFLGNALINMYAKSGDLAEAEAIFHNMLVRDVFSWTALISGYVQGNCYKKALSHFEEMRLSRVKANEVTLVSLLSACSQLGALDWGRRIHAYIEENEVRKDTCLQNALVDMYAKCGCIDIALQIFHEMRCKDAHTWNAMIGGLAANGRGREAIGLFDQMHELRDVRPDGVTLMAVIGACGHSGLVKEGLAYFNLMARSYGIVPGVEHYGCLVDLLGRAGFIEEAIDLIEKMPMTANNLIWGSLLAACRIHGKMELAERAARNLMKLAPNDEGAHVLVSNVYAEARRWDDVGQVRSLMGCKGIAKSPGCSTIEVDGVVHEFVAGDRSIRQNEFACLVLDSLVLQTKLIAGGSCGYT, encoded by the coding sequence ATGCGCCATCTCTGCTTCGAACCCAAGCGATTTCCCGCAACCTACGAGCCATGGATCTCTCGAGACCATCGAAGCATCATCCTGCTCCTCCTCCAGAGCTGCTCCTCGAAGCAGCAGCTCGCTCAAATCCACGCCCGAATGATCCGCACTCGCCTCGTACAAGACACCTTCGCCGTCAGCCGAATCATTGCGCTCCTCACGTCTCCCTCTGCCCTCTTCAGCACGGTCTACGCCCGTCGCGTGTTCGACCAGATTCTCCATCCTAATCTCTTCATGTGGAACTCCATGATCAGGGGTTACACGCATCAGCGTGCTCCCAGGGATGCGCTGTCCACTTTCAAGTTGCTGCTGGCTTGCGGAGGCTCCTCGCCCGACACCTACACCTATGCTGCCACAGCGAGAGCCTGTGCGCAGCTCAACAATCTTCCCACCGGAAGCGCGGTGCACGGGCTGGTCATGAAATGCGGCTTCGATTCGGACATGTTCGTAACGTCGGGAATCATCAACTTCTATAATGGCTGCGGAAAGGTTGATGTCGCGAGGCAGATGTTCGATGAAATGCCGCACAAGGACGTGGTGTCGTGGACGTCGATGATCTCTGGTTACCTGCAACTGAATCAGCTGGATGAAGGTTTCCGGTTGTTTGATGAGATGAGAAAGGTCGGCGTCGAGCCGAACAAGGTCACCGTAATGAGCCTGCTCTCGGCGTGCGGCCAGTCGCGAGCCCTCGAGAGGGGTCGTCGGCTTCACTCGAGAATCTTGGAGCACGGATGGGAGAGTGACTTGGCTGTCGGCAACTCCGTGGTGAGCATGTATGCAAAGTGCGGAGACACGATAAATGCCATGGATGCATTCGAGAAAATGCCCGCTAGAAATACCGCAACATGGAATGCCCTGATGGGCGGCTTCGTCCGGAGTGGACATTGCAGAGAAGCTTTGAGTCTGTTCCAAGAGATGACGTGCAGCTACACGAGGCCTGATGAGATAACAATGGCTACTGCGTTGTCAGCATGTGCTCAGCTGGGGGATCTGCAGCAGGGGAAACTTGTTCATGCTTTCATCGAGGAGGAGGACAAGATGATTACCTGTGACGTCTTTCTTGGAAATGCCTTGATCAACATGTATGCCAAGAGTGGAGACCTGGCTGAGGCCGAGGCCATCTTCCATAACATGCTTGTGCGGGATGTATTCTCGTGGACAGCTCTGATATCTGGTTACGTGCAAGGAAACTGCTACAAAAAAGCATTGAGCCATTTCGAAGAGATGCGGCTTTCACGAGTAAAAGCAAATGAGGTCACATTGGTCAGTCTGTTGTCTGCTTGTTCGCAGCTTGGAGCTCTGGACTGGGGCAGACGCATTCATGCTTATATCGAGGAAAATGAGGTAAGGAAGGATACTTGTCTGCAGAATGCACTCGTGGATATGTACGCCAAATGTGGCTGCATTGACATTGCATTGCAAATATTTCACGAAATGCGCTGCAAAGATGCCCACACATGGAATGCAATGATTGGGGGTCTTGCGGCTAATGGACGTGGAAGAGAAGCTATAGGCCTCTTCGATCAAATGCATGAACTCAGAGATGTGAGACCTGACGGCGTAACTCTCATGGCTGTTATTGGTGCATGTGGGCATTCAGGGTTGGTGAAGGAGGGGCTTGCCTATTTCAATTTAATGGCTCGGTCATATGGTATTGTTCCTGGAGTCGAACACTATGGGTGCTTGGTAGACTTACTTGGCAGAGCCGGGTTCATAGAGGAAGCGATTGATCTCATCGAGAAGATGCCTATGACAGCAAACAATCTGATATGGGGTTCGCTTCTTGCGGCTTGTAGGATCCATGGGAAGATGGAGCTGGCTGAGAGGGCTGCACGAAATTTAATGAAGTTAGCACCTAATGATGAAGGGGCACATGTGCTTGTTTCAAACGTGTATGCCGAAGCTCGTAGATGGGATGATGTGGGACAGGTGAGAAGTCTCATGGGATGCAAGGGAATAGCCAAGTCCCCCGGGTGCAGTACCATCGAGGTGGATGGAGTCGTTCATGAGTTCGTTGCAGGGGATAGATCAATACGGCAGAATGAGTTTGCTTGTTTGGTTCTTGATAGCCTCGTGCTCCAGACAAAGCTGATTGCTGGAGGATCATGTGGCTATACTTGA
- the LOC135629578 gene encoding potassium channel AKT1-like isoform X1 has protein sequence MAERRKSGLFNVSVPTICVQEAERELSRDGSHYSLSSGILPSLGARSNRRVKLRSFIVSPYDRRYRAWETFLIILVIYSAWVSPFEFGFLEDSRGSLALVDNIVNAFFAIDIMLTFFVAYLDKATYLLVDDRKKIAWRYLHSWFILDVASTIPSEIARKMLPPKIRSYGFFNMLRLWRLRRVSALFARLEKDRNFNYFWVRCAKLICVTVFAIHCAGCFYFLLAAKHHDPSQTWIGASMPDFHEQSLWIQYVTSMYWSITTLTTVGYGDLHAENIGEMIFNTFYMLFNLGLTAYLIGNMTNLVVHGTRRTRKYRDTIQAATGFAQRNHLPERLQDQMISHLSLKFRTDSEGLQQQETLDALPKAIRSSISHYLFYSLVQKVYLFQGVSQDLLFQLVSEMKGEYFPPGEDVILQNESPTDFYILVTGTLEVINHKDEKEIVQVAKKGDVLGEIGVLCYRPQLFTVRTRSLCQLLRLNRTVFHSIIQSNIGDGTIIINNFLQHLKEQVDDPLMEGLLRETESMLTHGRLDLPLTLCFAVIRGDDLLLRQLLKRELDPNESDNNGHTALHIAASKGNEHCVCLLLDKGADPNRRDSEGSVPLWEAILGRHEQVAKVLRENGAQLLSGDMGLFACTAAEQNSLELLEDIIRYGGDVTAAAKRDGNTALHRAVCDGNLQLVEFLLEHRADMDKPDHQGWTPRRLADQQSHDEIKALFEGKNTSDPISGAPLSSELRRLSSEPIVPIVADAIRPPSQDGPQEKSERARRANFHNSLFGIISTANFGRTQGHSGMLSSVAGPPRPMLGGSGRGRGNQRRMNLLRVTISCPERGEAADKLVLLPDSLQELLDIGSKKFGFSASKVLTADGAEIDDVKLIRDGDRLVLVGGGSVAATRHD, from the exons ATGGCGGAGAGGCGGAAGTCAGGGTTGTTCAACGTGTCGGTGCCGACCATCTGCGTCCAGGAGGCGGAGAGGGAGCTGTCGAGGGACGGCAGCCATTACAGTCTGTCGAGTGGCATTCTCCCCTCCCTCGGCGCGAGGAGTAACCGTCGGGTCAAGCTCCGGTCCTTCATCGTGTCCCCTTACGATCGAAGATACAG AGCATGGGAGACTTTCTTGATCATTCTGGTCATCTACTCTGCTTGGGTATCTCCTTTCGAGTTTGGGTTCCTTGAGGATTCAAGGGGCTCTCTTGCCCTGGTAGACAACATCGTCAATGCGTTCTTTGCCATCGATATCATGTTGACCTTCTTCGTGGCCTACCTCGACAAAGCAACCTATCTGCTTGTCGACGATCGTAAGAAAATAGCTTGGAGGTACTTGCACAGTTGGTTTATTCTCGATGTTGCCTCCACAATCCCTTCTGAAATCGCCAGAAAAATGCTGCCTCCTAAGATCCGATCTTATGGATTCTTCAACATGCTACGGCTTTGGCGTCTCCGGAGAGTCAGTGCACTATTTGCTAG GCTAGAAAAAGATAGGAACttcaattacttttgggttcgatGCGCAAAACTTATTTGT GTGACGGTATTTGCTATTCATTGTGCTGGGTGCTTCTATTTTCTTCTTGCTGCAAAGCATCATGATCCTAGCCAAACTTGGATTGGTGCTTCCATGCCAGATTTTCATGAGCAAAGCTTGTGGATCCAGTATGTAACGTCAATGTACTGGTCAATCACCACCCTTACGACGGTCGGCTATGGTGACTTGCATGCTGAAAATATTGGGGAGATGATTTTTAACACTTTTTACATGCTCTTTAACCTTGGATTGACAGCCTATTTGATTGGTAATATGACCAATTTGGTTGTTCATGGCACTAGAAGAACTAGAAAATAT AGGGATACTATTCAAGCAGCCACAGGTTTTGCACAGAGAAACCATCTCCCTGAACGGCTGCAAGACCAGATGATCTCACATCTCAGTTTAAAGTTCAGGACTGATTCAGAAGGGCTTCAGCAGCAAGAGACTTTGGATGCTCTTCCAAAAGCAATCCGATCCAGCATTTCTCACTATTTATTTTACTCTCTTGTTCAAAAGGTGTACTTGTTTCAAGGAGTTTCTCAGGACCTGCTGTTTCAACTG GTCTCCGAGATGAAAGGTGAATACTTTCCTCCAGGGGAAGATGTGATCTTGCAGAATGAATCACCTACAGATTTTTACATACTAGTGACTGGcactttg GAGGTAATAAATCACAAGGATGAAAAAGAG ATTGTTCAGGTCGCAAAAAAAGGTGATGTCCTTGGAGAGATAGGGGTTCTTTGTTACAGACCTCAACTGTTCACAGTGCGAACAAGATCGCTGTGCCAACTATTACGTTTAAACCGAACTGTCTTCCACAGTATCATTCAATCGAACATCGGGGATGGAACAATAATCATCAATAACTTTCTACAG CATCTCAAGGAGCAGGTAGATGATCCTTTGATGGAAGGACTTCTAAGAGAAACAGAAAGCATGCTGACCCATGGCCGATTGGATTTGCCTCTTACTCTATGTTTCGCAGTTATCAGAGGAGATGATTTGTTGTTACGTCAACTGCTAAAACGCGAATTAGATCCAAATGAGTCAGATAACAATGGACACACAGCACTG CATATAGCAGCATCAAAGGGAAATGAGCATTGTGTTTGTCTCTTGCTAGATAAAGGGGCAGATCCCAATCGTAGAG ATTCAGAAGGGAGCGTTCCTTTGTGGGAGGCCATCCTCGGGAGGCACGAGCAAGTGGCAAAAGTACTCAGAGAGAACGGCGCACAACTCTTGTCCGGCGACATGGGCCTCTTCGCCTGCACGGCCGCAGAGCAGAACAGCCTAGAGCTGCTCGAGGACATCATCCGGTACGGAGGAGACGTGACGGCGGCGGCCAAGAGGGACGGTAACACAGCCCTCCACCGAGCCGTCTGCGATGGGAACCTGCAGTTGGTGGAGTTTCTGCTCGAACACAGAGCCGACATGGACAAGCCAGACCATCAGGGCTGGACTCCCAGGAGACTGGCGGATCAGCAAAGCCACGACGAAATTAAAGCCCTGTTTGAAGGCAAGAATACCTCGGATCCCATCTCTGGCGCACCGCTCTCCTCTGAACTGAGGAGGTTGAGCAGCGAGCCCATCGTACCTATCGTGGCCGATGCGATCAGGCCGCCATCGCAGGACGGGCCGCAGGAGAAGAGCGAGCGGGCACGGCGGGCCAACTTCCACAACTCGCTCTTCGGGATCATATCAACTGCCAACTTCGGCAGGACGCAGGGCCACAGCGGCATGCTCTCGTCCGTCGCTGGCCCTCCGAGGCCAATGCTTGGCGGCAGCGGCAGGGGCCGTGGAAACCAACGGCGCATGAATCTGCTGCGGGTGACGATCAGCTGCCCCGAGCGGGGCGAGGCGGCGGACAAGCTCGTTCTGCTGCCGGATTCGCTGCAGGAGCTCCTCGACATCGGGTCAAAAAAGTTTGGCTTCTCGGCAAGCAAAGTGCTCACGGCGGATGGCGCCGAGATCGATGACGTGAAACTGATAAGAGATGGTGATCGTCTCGTTCTGGTCGGGGGAGGTTCCGTCGCGGCCACGAGACATGATTGA
- the LOC135629580 gene encoding uncharacterized protein LOC135629580 isoform X1: protein MQPASLLHILLLISHLASAVPVDLHSHGCFWTESCQSKWVGGCSAGLVVVDRSDNCNGLCGESKFPPCLPFHTHFHCCKPENPRLTNKCTICKNKLDFGDEYICCTDCSDPYLIEKNRKLGYCKTGAVLAVQLKPQEVFKWVAGPWMKCSSPCDGGVRYRDVGCYGSTDDPSIKRYPVDDSRCSDQEMPLRQEPCNLQSCGDLSISESSDKPSGMSGWLVALLVILGLVAVGGVGFAGYICYKRKTSAPSGFVYIMLEGYS from the exons ATGCAGCCCGCTTCGCTCCTCCACATCCTCCTCCTGATCTCTCACCTTGCTTCGGCGGTCCCGGTCGATCTCCACTCCCACG GGTGCTTCTGGACTGAATCATGTCAAAGCAAATGGGTGGGTGGATGCAGTGCAGGGCTTGTGGTAGTTGATCGGTCAGATAATTGCAATGGTCTCTGTGGAGAATCGAAATTTCCACCATGCCTTCCCTTTCATACACATTTTCATTGTTGTAAACCAG AGAACCCAAGGTTAACCAACAAGTGCACAATATGCAAGAACAAGTTAGACTTTGGTGACGAGTACATATGTTGCACTGACTGCTCGGATCCTTACCTCATAGAAAAGAATAGAAAATTGGGCTACTGTAAGACTGGTGCAGTGCTGGCAGTGCAACTAAAGCCACAAG AAGTTTTCAAGTGGGTTGCTGGGCCATGGATGAAGTGTTCTTCTCCCTGTGATGGTGGAGTTCGTTATAGAGATGTTGGTTGCTACGGAAGCACTGATGATCCATCCATCAAGCGCTACCCTGTGGATGACAGTAGGTGTTCAGATCAAGAAATG CCCCTTAGGCAGGAGCCTTGTAATCTGCAAAGCTGTGGAGATTTGAGCATCAGTGAATCAAGTGACAAGCCAAGCGGGATGTCTGGGTGGTTAGTTGCTTTGCTTGTTATTCTTGGGCTTGTGGCTGTCGGTGGGGTTGGTTTTGCGGGCTACATTTGTTACAAGAG GAAAACCTCGGCACCAAGTGGCTTTGTGTATATTATGCTGGAAGGGTATtcttga
- the LOC135629580 gene encoding uncharacterized protein LOC135629580 isoform X2, with amino-acid sequence MQPASLLHILLLISHLASAVPVDLHSHGCFWTESCQSKWVGGCSAGLVVVDRSDNCNGLCGESKFPPCLPFHTHFHCCKPENPRLTNKCTICKNKLDFGDEYICCTDCSDPYLIEKNRKLGYCKTGAVLAVQLKPQVFKWVAGPWMKCSSPCDGGVRYRDVGCYGSTDDPSIKRYPVDDSRCSDQEMPLRQEPCNLQSCGDLSISESSDKPSGMSGWLVALLVILGLVAVGGVGFAGYICYKRKTSAPSGFVYIMLEGYS; translated from the exons ATGCAGCCCGCTTCGCTCCTCCACATCCTCCTCCTGATCTCTCACCTTGCTTCGGCGGTCCCGGTCGATCTCCACTCCCACG GGTGCTTCTGGACTGAATCATGTCAAAGCAAATGGGTGGGTGGATGCAGTGCAGGGCTTGTGGTAGTTGATCGGTCAGATAATTGCAATGGTCTCTGTGGAGAATCGAAATTTCCACCATGCCTTCCCTTTCATACACATTTTCATTGTTGTAAACCAG AGAACCCAAGGTTAACCAACAAGTGCACAATATGCAAGAACAAGTTAGACTTTGGTGACGAGTACATATGTTGCACTGACTGCTCGGATCCTTACCTCATAGAAAAGAATAGAAAATTGGGCTACTGTAAGACTGGTGCAGTGCTGGCAGTGCAACTAAAGCCACAAG TTTTCAAGTGGGTTGCTGGGCCATGGATGAAGTGTTCTTCTCCCTGTGATGGTGGAGTTCGTTATAGAGATGTTGGTTGCTACGGAAGCACTGATGATCCATCCATCAAGCGCTACCCTGTGGATGACAGTAGGTGTTCAGATCAAGAAATG CCCCTTAGGCAGGAGCCTTGTAATCTGCAAAGCTGTGGAGATTTGAGCATCAGTGAATCAAGTGACAAGCCAAGCGGGATGTCTGGGTGGTTAGTTGCTTTGCTTGTTATTCTTGGGCTTGTGGCTGTCGGTGGGGTTGGTTTTGCGGGCTACATTTGTTACAAGAG GAAAACCTCGGCACCAAGTGGCTTTGTGTATATTATGCTGGAAGGGTATtcttga
- the LOC135629578 gene encoding potassium channel AKT1-like isoform X2, whose amino-acid sequence MLTFFVAYLDKATYLLVDDRKKIAWRYLHSWFILDVASTIPSEIARKMLPPKIRSYGFFNMLRLWRLRRVSALFARLEKDRNFNYFWVRCAKLICVTVFAIHCAGCFYFLLAAKHHDPSQTWIGASMPDFHEQSLWIQYVTSMYWSITTLTTVGYGDLHAENIGEMIFNTFYMLFNLGLTAYLIGNMTNLVVHGTRRTRKYRDTIQAATGFAQRNHLPERLQDQMISHLSLKFRTDSEGLQQQETLDALPKAIRSSISHYLFYSLVQKVYLFQGVSQDLLFQLVSEMKGEYFPPGEDVILQNESPTDFYILVTGTLEVINHKDEKEIVQVAKKGDVLGEIGVLCYRPQLFTVRTRSLCQLLRLNRTVFHSIIQSNIGDGTIIINNFLQHLKEQVDDPLMEGLLRETESMLTHGRLDLPLTLCFAVIRGDDLLLRQLLKRELDPNESDNNGHTALHIAASKGNEHCVCLLLDKGADPNRRDSEGSVPLWEAILGRHEQVAKVLRENGAQLLSGDMGLFACTAAEQNSLELLEDIIRYGGDVTAAAKRDGNTALHRAVCDGNLQLVEFLLEHRADMDKPDHQGWTPRRLADQQSHDEIKALFEGKNTSDPISGAPLSSELRRLSSEPIVPIVADAIRPPSQDGPQEKSERARRANFHNSLFGIISTANFGRTQGHSGMLSSVAGPPRPMLGGSGRGRGNQRRMNLLRVTISCPERGEAADKLVLLPDSLQELLDIGSKKFGFSASKVLTADGAEIDDVKLIRDGDRLVLVGGGSVAATRHD is encoded by the exons ATGTTGACCTTCTTCGTGGCCTACCTCGACAAAGCAACCTATCTGCTTGTCGACGATCGTAAGAAAATAGCTTGGAGGTACTTGCACAGTTGGTTTATTCTCGATGTTGCCTCCACAATCCCTTCTGAAATCGCCAGAAAAATGCTGCCTCCTAAGATCCGATCTTATGGATTCTTCAACATGCTACGGCTTTGGCGTCTCCGGAGAGTCAGTGCACTATTTGCTAG GCTAGAAAAAGATAGGAACttcaattacttttgggttcgatGCGCAAAACTTATTTGT GTGACGGTATTTGCTATTCATTGTGCTGGGTGCTTCTATTTTCTTCTTGCTGCAAAGCATCATGATCCTAGCCAAACTTGGATTGGTGCTTCCATGCCAGATTTTCATGAGCAAAGCTTGTGGATCCAGTATGTAACGTCAATGTACTGGTCAATCACCACCCTTACGACGGTCGGCTATGGTGACTTGCATGCTGAAAATATTGGGGAGATGATTTTTAACACTTTTTACATGCTCTTTAACCTTGGATTGACAGCCTATTTGATTGGTAATATGACCAATTTGGTTGTTCATGGCACTAGAAGAACTAGAAAATAT AGGGATACTATTCAAGCAGCCACAGGTTTTGCACAGAGAAACCATCTCCCTGAACGGCTGCAAGACCAGATGATCTCACATCTCAGTTTAAAGTTCAGGACTGATTCAGAAGGGCTTCAGCAGCAAGAGACTTTGGATGCTCTTCCAAAAGCAATCCGATCCAGCATTTCTCACTATTTATTTTACTCTCTTGTTCAAAAGGTGTACTTGTTTCAAGGAGTTTCTCAGGACCTGCTGTTTCAACTG GTCTCCGAGATGAAAGGTGAATACTTTCCTCCAGGGGAAGATGTGATCTTGCAGAATGAATCACCTACAGATTTTTACATACTAGTGACTGGcactttg GAGGTAATAAATCACAAGGATGAAAAAGAG ATTGTTCAGGTCGCAAAAAAAGGTGATGTCCTTGGAGAGATAGGGGTTCTTTGTTACAGACCTCAACTGTTCACAGTGCGAACAAGATCGCTGTGCCAACTATTACGTTTAAACCGAACTGTCTTCCACAGTATCATTCAATCGAACATCGGGGATGGAACAATAATCATCAATAACTTTCTACAG CATCTCAAGGAGCAGGTAGATGATCCTTTGATGGAAGGACTTCTAAGAGAAACAGAAAGCATGCTGACCCATGGCCGATTGGATTTGCCTCTTACTCTATGTTTCGCAGTTATCAGAGGAGATGATTTGTTGTTACGTCAACTGCTAAAACGCGAATTAGATCCAAATGAGTCAGATAACAATGGACACACAGCACTG CATATAGCAGCATCAAAGGGAAATGAGCATTGTGTTTGTCTCTTGCTAGATAAAGGGGCAGATCCCAATCGTAGAG ATTCAGAAGGGAGCGTTCCTTTGTGGGAGGCCATCCTCGGGAGGCACGAGCAAGTGGCAAAAGTACTCAGAGAGAACGGCGCACAACTCTTGTCCGGCGACATGGGCCTCTTCGCCTGCACGGCCGCAGAGCAGAACAGCCTAGAGCTGCTCGAGGACATCATCCGGTACGGAGGAGACGTGACGGCGGCGGCCAAGAGGGACGGTAACACAGCCCTCCACCGAGCCGTCTGCGATGGGAACCTGCAGTTGGTGGAGTTTCTGCTCGAACACAGAGCCGACATGGACAAGCCAGACCATCAGGGCTGGACTCCCAGGAGACTGGCGGATCAGCAAAGCCACGACGAAATTAAAGCCCTGTTTGAAGGCAAGAATACCTCGGATCCCATCTCTGGCGCACCGCTCTCCTCTGAACTGAGGAGGTTGAGCAGCGAGCCCATCGTACCTATCGTGGCCGATGCGATCAGGCCGCCATCGCAGGACGGGCCGCAGGAGAAGAGCGAGCGGGCACGGCGGGCCAACTTCCACAACTCGCTCTTCGGGATCATATCAACTGCCAACTTCGGCAGGACGCAGGGCCACAGCGGCATGCTCTCGTCCGTCGCTGGCCCTCCGAGGCCAATGCTTGGCGGCAGCGGCAGGGGCCGTGGAAACCAACGGCGCATGAATCTGCTGCGGGTGACGATCAGCTGCCCCGAGCGGGGCGAGGCGGCGGACAAGCTCGTTCTGCTGCCGGATTCGCTGCAGGAGCTCCTCGACATCGGGTCAAAAAAGTTTGGCTTCTCGGCAAGCAAAGTGCTCACGGCGGATGGCGCCGAGATCGATGACGTGAAACTGATAAGAGATGGTGATCGTCTCGTTCTGGTCGGGGGAGGTTCCGTCGCGGCCACGAGACATGATTGA